The following proteins are co-located in the Besnoitia besnoiti strain Bb-Ger1 chromosome Unknown contig00007, whole genome shotgun sequence genome:
- a CDS encoding uncharacterized protein (encoded by transcript BESB_071920) produces the protein MGNCLSGGSKATRDEPVNAPPKPAAPEAAPAARASGAVVEKKPTVVEEKKEETPEQAPAEAAPAAGEAAPVSEATPAAAEAAAAPAEGEAPAAAEEPATVDVEISGPPPLKAPPPRPQASLPITKKSTEVAA, from the exons ATGGGCAACTGCTTGTCCGGCGGCTCCAAGGCGACCCGCGATGAGCCTGTCAACGCTCCACCAAAGCCCGCAGCACCCgaagctgcgcctgctgcgcgtgcgagcgGCGCTGTAGTAGAGAAGAAACCTACAGTTGTtgaggaaaagaaggaagagacTCCCGAacaggcgcctgcagaggctgccCCTGCTGCTGGTG aggcagccCCGGTCTccgaggcgacgcccgcagcagctgaggctgccgccgctcccgctgagggcgaggcccccgccgcggctgaggagCCCGCGACGGTGGACGTGGAGATCTCTGGACCGCCTCCTCTTAAGgctcctcccccccgccctcagGCTTCTCTGCCGATCACGAAGAAGTCCACCGAAGTCGCTGCGTAG
- a CDS encoding Hsp90 domain-containing protein (encoded by transcript BESB_071930) produces the protein MWLNPAMRRHPCCCSAGWKLGGQLYASSMGAVTEVGGRGAVPSVRWIKRGFRGSAGGHGSLLLSNAVRGTRHAALGSSPAPHAFLASPPRPASLAAGAVLTPLRAASPQEGPLVGSSSAGNASVLAASPPPGATRSEAAQGAAAAPAAEVFPFQAEVKRVLDIIVNSLYTDRDVFLRELISNAADASDKKRMLMEKVGRKFRGSIRVRADRERNTLTIEDDGIGMSKAELINNLGTIAQSGTYRFLQQLKEQQSSGVAGAGSQASSLIGQFGVGFYSAFLVADTVEVYSAAWQGAGEGDQQPSGAREVWKWKSTCGQTFTLERVDAAAERARILDERKVLRDHWKKQRAQKAASDAGANPPAEADALSQGAADLEKDAEEELEKDWSGTRVVLHLKEDSDDYLEDYKLKELMRKYSEFIQLPIHIWSERIEYERVPEGSEPRRESAAEEGPVPGLTRLTPENVDEQLTKVSDTLAARRQGDTGLAPAAAGTGGKFRTVTHRYYEWEHLNTQPPIWRRDESQLTDKDYVDFYKSTFKAYDDPLGFVHMKVEGQVDFNALLFIPGALPWELARNMFDEESRGIRLYVKRVFINDKFADAVPRWLTFIRGVVDSDELPLNVGREILQKSRMLQVINKRIAAKAVEMMKNMKNEGGEKWRRFWDNYGKYVKVGAVEDKDNQEDLASLVQFYSTASPKETTDLAGYLQRMKERNDKIDRGEDPLPTNSSGRIVLRRKQNAVYYLAAENRKAAEESPALELPRELGYEVIFGTEPLDEFFLASLSINQFKGIQVIDVNKADLKLGGEESPGSGTRSTSTGGGTGAGQARTAGVGDKDSIETKRVQMGSLCEWLQQILGSRVHNVHVTDRLFTSPAVLVQGDFGLSPTMQRYMKQQAAAQGVSEQELYGASLNQPILELNPYHPIIQRLDIMVKRDVTDPKAKEVALQLFDVAALQGGYNIENPGYFAKRVIEMMKREADAALSEQKDQKSMSPNAPPSVPAPPVQQPSVRQPPQA, from the exons ATGTGGTTAAACCCGGCGATGAGGCGACACCCCTGTTGCTGCAGCGCGGGGTGGA AGCTTGGAGGTCAACTCTACGCCTCGTCCATGGGCGCCGTCACTGAGGTCGGCGGCCGGGGTGCCGTCCCCTCTGTGCGATGGATCAAAAGGGGCTTTCGTGGCTCCGCTGGAGGG CATGGCAGCCTCTTGCTCTCTAACGCCGTCCGCGGAACGCGGCACGCCGCGCTGGGttcgtcgccagcgccgcatgcatttcttgcttcgccgccgcggccagcctctctcgcagccggcgccgtccTGACCCCACTCcgagccgcgtcgccgcaagAAGGACCTTTGGTCggctcttcctccgctgGCAATGCCTCAGTCCTTGCAGCCTCACCGCCGCCGGGTGCGACtcggagcgaggcggcgcaaggcgcggctgctgcgccggcggccgaagTCTTCCCGTTCCAGGCTGAGGTGAAGCGAGTGCTGGACATCATTGTGAATTCCTTGTACACGGATCGCGACGTTTTTCTGCGTGAGCTGATATcgaacgccgcagacgcgagcgacaAGAAACGCATGCTGATGGAGAAAGTGGGTCGGAAGTTCCGCGGCAGcatccgcgtgcgcgccgatCGCGAGCGGAATACGCTGACGATTGAGGACGACGGGATTGGAATGAGCAAAGCCGAGTTGATCAACAACCTTGGCACGATCGCGCAGTCGGGCACCTACCGatttctgcagcagcttaAGGAGCAGCAGAGctcgggcgtcgcgggcgctggctcgcaggcgtcttcgctcATTGGCCAGTTCGGCGTCGGCTTCTACTCCGCATTTCTCGTCGCAGACACAGTCGAGGTGTACAGCGCCGCGTggcaaggcgccggcgagggcgaccagcagccgagcggcgcgcgagaagtcTGGAAATGGAAAAGCACCTGCGGCCAGACGTTCACACTGGAGCGCgtcgacgcagcggcggagcgagCGCGGATCCTCGACGAGCGGAAGGTGCTGCGAGACCActggaagaagcagagggcgcagaaggcggcgagcgacgcaggggcgaacccgcccgcggaggcagatGCCCTCTcgcagggggcggcggacctcgaaaaagacgcagaagaggaactGGAGAAGGACTGGAGCGGCACCCGCGTGGTGCTACATTTGAaggaagacagcgacgacTACCTCGAAGACTACAAGCTCAAGGAACTGATGCGAAAGTATTCCGAGTTCATCCAGCTCCCCATTCAT ATCTGGTCTGAGCGCATCGAGTACGAGCGCGTTCCCGAAGGCAGCGAACCGCGGCGGGagtcggcggcggaagagggTCCGGTTCCAGGTCTCACGCGGCTCACGCCGGAGAACGTAGACGAGCAACTCACCAAAGTGAGCGACACcctggcggcgcgaaggcagGGTGACACGGGCctcgcgccagccgcggcaggcacAGGCGGCAAGTTCAGAACGGTCACGCACAGGTACTACGAGTGGGAGCATCTCAACACGCAGCCGCCCATCTGGAGAAGGGACGAGAGTCAGTTAACCGACAAGGATTACGTCGACTTTTACAAATCAACCTTCAAG GCTTACGACGATCCGCTCGGATTTGTGCACATGAAAGTCGAAGGCCAAGTCGACTTCAACGCGCTATTGTTTATTCCGGGTGCCTTGCCGTGGGAGCTCGCCCGCAACATGTTTGACGAGGAGTCCAGGGGAATCCGCCTCTACGTCAAGCGTGTCTTCATCAACGACAAGTTCGCGGATGCCGTCCCTCG GTGGCTCACGTTCATTCGCGGTGTGGTAGACTCTGACGAGTTGCCGCTCAACGTCGGTCGCGAGATCCTCCAGAAGTCGCGCATGCTGCAAGTGATCAACAAGCGCATTGCTGCGAAGGCTGTCGAAATGATGAAGAACATGAAGAACGAAGGGGGAGAGAAGTGGAGGCGTTTCTGGGACAACTACGGAAAATACGTCAAG GTCGGAGCGGTGGAAGACAAAGACAACCAGGAAGACCTTGCGTCGCTAGTCCAGTTCTATTCGACGGCATCTccgaaggagacgacggaTTTGGCGGGCTACCTGCAACGCATGAAAGAAAGGAATGACAAGATCGACCGTGGAGAGGACCCGCTGCCGACCAACTCGTCGGGTCGCATCGTGTTGAGGCGCAAGCAGAACGCAGTCTATTACTTGGCCGCAGAAAACCGCAaggcagcagaagagagcCCGGCGCTGGAGCTTCCTCGCGAACTCGGGTACGAAGTCATCTTTGGAACCGAGCCGCTCGACGAGTTTTTCCTTGCCAGTCTCAGCATCAACCAGTTTAAGGGCATTCAGGTGATTGATGTGAACAAGGCCGATCTCAAACtaggcggcgaagaaagccCGGGAAGCGGCACCCGGAGCACCTCGACGGGGGGAGGGACAGGAGCCGGTCAGGCCAGGACGGCTGGGGTCGGAGACAAGGACAGCATTGAAACGAAACGCGTGCAGATGGGCAG ccttTGCGAGTGGCTCCAGCAGATTCTCGGCTCAAGAGTCCACAATGTGCACGTCACAGACCGACTGTTCACCTCTCCCGCAGTCCTCGTTCAGGGCGACTTTGGATTATCTCCCACAATGCAGCGATACAtgaagcagcaggcggcagcgcaagGCGTCAGCGAACAAGAGCTCTACGGTGCATCTCTCAATCAGCCGATCCTGGAACTCAACCCCTACCACCCGATTATCCAGCGACTAGATATCATG gTCAAGCGAGATGTGACCGACCCCAAGGCGAAAGAGGTCGCCCTCCAACTCTTCGATGTCGCGGCTCTGCAGGGGGGATACAACATTGAGAATCCGGGCTACTTCGCCAAGCGCGTGATTGAGATGATgaagcgagaggcagacgcagctctGTCAGAACAGAAAGACCAAAAGTCGATGTCCCCCAATGCCCCCCCGAGCGTCCCGGCCCCGCCTGTGCAGCAGCCTTCAGTgagacagccgccgcaggcgtga
- a CDS encoding WD domain, G-beta repeat-containing protein (encoded by transcript BESB_071910), whose protein sequence is MLSRLCSTNSTKAVAFLYGEELLCAGVGSELRVYDSASECPEDTDSSPGCSRGARARFRARGETFPTLQETEADGEKAPPPGVGTGDAGARRASRDSLATSSPPQPGRPAAPSSSSSRLVANALFAPSTHIQGLATSSLRGQIAAYGLGRLVLYQLQWRDGGGVESHGRKKREREGVVEPPSPEAPRDDDGAPLARARGSLSALFELSSPQWILDVRILETDAVRRSACPLLLAGFAHGGVELLDAACGARLAAWMCTDRSLLYSLAIQVPDSSAATKQAPAEEPVRGRGELHAPRAAENGAGGGNCGRQGAGDVLGDAHETCRRPAVPTTPSESSVTIASGTVYSSILMWRVDLPARSSHTPAAPSSEGADQEGAEGSPRAIAVCSDASDARTQSPLGGLSWAETAHVNQVASRSGRADKLIDPSQILKGHRGVIFKLRFYLEGMLLCSASDDREVRVWWRSACEAAPGDASALRGPSADCSEPLPALQETQKIPEYSCVATLKGHRSRVWDIALLDLSARRPSRSGGVSAEDARPAGARSFEDALRSCLIVSAGEDSSCRIWSLRGELLYSLLGHAGRGVRAVCTPELPSAGRLPLIGSGGEDGDVKLWSLEESPSFLGTLEAHLAQCDDAAARRAAAGKVSGLSPPAEKGTAQPQASPLEARREVVWNSREGGRRDDFVREVRLLHSDSALVATNFGRVYFLRLRPDSCGPASRHNGVEGRQEALAAEDLARASHGDSAGSVAAFLLVEVPAVLTCLRALDGLVAAGCADGTAFCFRFFPDSVAALPGDSRGKDRRPAEGSNMKPVLPRPSRWQCFRRARVGNLFQVALPASRGEVALLRLLGPLGGLHAAARSSFSNRSYWSEVCGRVALSADGSPSRSKQDAVKTPASAASGLEAPSAAGGASGRPCASPRHADCVDFEASGDTILVATDHAGLVSLWHLSGERKKDEREAVVESRPEEACGMDYASFPEAEELLEPEAPDSQAPPTQSRVSEGRGDTESVSASPAREPMPANPAVTPIQTVQLPNAGGKRTDPSRCFSCLGLLCVADSSCEAPAAEAGDLGVTHVGREELAILLVLGDETGSLHVVQTVVPETPDSSRQASESKAGGPRGGREAGEKSRVRWAWSAARSRLAHTVQSAHKGKKVWDVAAHGEFLISCGGDGTILFFQVTKQAEEPCQLTQKGAEASAGGGELAIGARFPFSVTISAVSCVKVPQLTFMHSLVPTETAPAWWSVARSAASGDAAVSGDPLRHHWLCAFRTADFVLFDFRTSMELMHVRCGNSRRPLDFHRENSNRYTFASATKHLLYFHTRGRSPGLSARTETGLCRTPTASRMPCLGEPGDRPARGGACTPSLQGHGQDPATDSEDDPGETGGLAARGSDDLVCGHKALALKDGTGAFPVEDERRSASFNPGFHGREVWSACWLDDRTLATGGEDNSVKIINLVGEACAEAEEESRDGLSRRDIAGCQGDRSAAPLSGYATSVVRGFASFGEPSPGERICRRPPRPWRPRWRLQVLQTAVHHAAAVRVVRLLTCLFPAGASHEAEAVPRILVSVGACDMVSLFFVPPSGCTEEDGGRLGSSLSRNSLLMRHLLSARLSERGMGTDVRLNGVDGFLEHRCASFETGPRNNASFSAKEPKVLTAHLWTAASAAEVAYLRATVDYAAAEDFNALAGRDKDSKNLLEKRAYAPLEGAALCVRTVVLDRLGMLPASQRDTQDDIHRPEPAEARTVLILVGMTTGEIAVFVGGTSETRLHLQRMSTLKAHQCGVNDLEVTETDLSGASALASNSSSRVRGDSSPAPAESHSSISRRFCVASCGDDQSVTIQFVGVEYDPGSAAAYSLRVFSACRVENAHASSARSCTLFFPLLFTVGWDRWVQVWNIAELARSSGGEAPDTNPAALLNDGGNQAKRPAVALCPSTTAQRLNARSSEYQERNYWGEYGCGGPSGAQPFSVERIDAIKTSVADVAHLDGRAVAGGIRLCAVGSSGGIDCFLFRGLCTEKDSRKT, encoded by the coding sequence ATGCtgtcgcgtctctgcagcaccAACAGCACAAaggccgtcgccttcctgtACGGCGAAgagctcctctgcgccggtgTCGGGTCTGAGCTGCGGGTCTACGACAGTGCCTCGGAGTGCCCGGAAGACACTGACTCCTCACCGGGCTGCTCGAGGGGCGCCAGAGCCCggtttcgcgcgcgcggagaaaccTTCCCCACCCTGCAAGAGACTGAGGCGGatggcgagaaggcgccgccgccaggcgtgGGTACCGGCGATGCCGGCGCcaggcgggcgtcgcgcgacAGTCTCGCGACGTCTagtccgccgcagcccgggcggcctgcggcgccgtcttcgtcttcttcgcgcttggTTGCGAAtgcgctcttcgcgccgtCGACGCACATTCAGGGCCTCGCCACGTCGTCCCTGCGTGGACAGATTGCTGCGTACGGGCTCGGGCGCCTCGTCCTTTACCAGTTGCAGTGGAGAGACGGTGGAGGAGTGGAGTCTCACGGCCGGAAAAAGCGAGAGCGGGAGGGGGTTGTCGAGCCTCCGAGCCCTGAGGCTCCGagggacgacgacggcgccccTCTAGCTCGTGCGCGAGGGAGCTTGAGTGCGCTTTTCgagctctcctcgccccAGTGGATTCTCGACGTCAGGATCTTGGAGACCGACGCGGTGAGGCGTTCCGCGTGCCCCCTCCTGCTTGCAGGCTTCGCTCACGGCGGCGTCGAGTTGCTTGatgcggcctgcggcgcccgcctggcTGCGTGGATGTGCACTGACCGCAGTCTCCTCTACTCGCTGGCGATCCAGGTGCCCGactcctcggcggcgacgaagcaggCCCCGGCTGAGGAGCCGGTGCGCGGACGCGgggagctgcatgcgccgcgggcggctgaAAATGgagcaggaggaggaaacTGCGGAAGGCAGGGGGCAGGTGACGTGCTGGGCGATGCCCACGAGACCTGTAGGCGACCAGCCGTGCCCACGACCCCTTCGGAGTCTTCCGTGACAATTGCCAGCGGGACGGTCTACAGCAGCATTCTCATGTGGCGCGTGGATCTTCCCGCGCGCTCCAGCCATAcacctgcggcgccctcgagtGAAGGCGCCGATCAggagggcgcagaaggcagccCGCGGGCGATCGCCGTCTGCTCAGACGCTTCCGACGCGCGAACGCAGTCTCCCCTTGGTGGGCTGTCTTGGGCAGAAACGGCGCACGTGAACCAggtcgcgtcgcgcagcggccgcgcagacaaGCTGATCGATCCGAGTCAGATTCTCAAAGGCCATCGGGGAGTTATCTTCAAGCTGAGGTTTTATCTCGAAGGCATGCTGCTGTGCTCTGCCTCGGATGACCGCGAAGTCCGCGTCTGGTGGAGGTCGGCCTGCGAAGCAGCCCCAGgggacgcgtctgcgctgcgcgggcCTTCAGCTGACTGTAGTGAGCCTTTGCCGGCGCtccaggagacgcagaagataCCCGAGTATTCGTGTGTCGCGACCCTGAAAGGCCACCGGTCGAGGGTGTGGGACATCGCCCTCCTGGACCTCTCAGCTCGCCGGCCGAGTCGGTCGgggggcgtctccgccgaggacgcgagaCCTGCGGGCGCTCGTTCCTTCGAGGACGCCCTGCGAAGTTGTCTGATTGTGTCTGCGGGCGAAGACTCCAGCTGCCGCATCTGGTCGCTCCGCGGCGAATTGCTCTACAGCCTGCTGGGGcacgcagggcgcggcgtgcgcgcggtGTGCACGCCGGAGCTCCCAAGTGCCGGTCGCTTGCCGTTGATCGGCtccggcggagaggacggcgacgtgAAGCTCTGGTCTCTGGAGGAGTCGCCGTCTTTCCTTGGCACTCTGGAGGCGCACCTGGCGCagtgcgacgacgcggctgcgcgccgcgcagcggcgggaaAGGTATCAGGACTCAGTCCCCCGGCGGAGAAGGGCACGGCGCAGCCCCAGGCATCccccctcgaggcgcgccgcgaggtcgTTTGGAACTCTCGtgagggagggcggcgggatGATTTTGTGCGCGAGGTTCGCCTCCTGCACAGCGACTCTGCGCTGGTCGCGACCAACTTTGGCCGCGTATACTTCCTCCGTCTAAGACCCGACAGCTGCGGACCCGCCTCACGACACAATGGAGTGGAAGGGCGTCAGGAGGCCTTGGCGGCGGAAGACCTTGCGCGTGCGAGCCACGGGGACTCCGCCGGTTCTGTCGCCGCGTTCCTTCTGGTCGAGGTGCCTGCAGTGCTCACGtgtctgcgcgccctcgacggGCTAGTCGCCGCGGGATGCGCGGACGGAACGGCCTTCTGCTTTCGATTTTTCCCCGACTCGGTAGCCGCCTTGCCCGGAGACTCTCGCGGAAAAGaccggcggcctgcggagggCTCAAACATGAAGCCCGTCCTTCCTCGCCCGAGTCGGTGGCAGTGcttccggcgcgcgcgggtaGGGAATCTGTTTCAAGTTGCTCTGCCGGCTTCCCGCGGCGAAGTCGCGCTtttgcgcctcctcgggccCCTTggcggcctccacgccgcggcgaggagctcctTCTCAAACAGGAGCTACTGGAGTGaagtctgcggccgcgtggCTCTGTCCGCAGACGGAAGCCCATCGCGTTCCAAGCAGGATGCTGTAAAAACgcctgcttccgccgcctctgggcTCGAGGCGCCAAgcgcagcgggaggcgcgtcCGGCCGCCCCTGCGCATCCCCGCGACACGCCGACTGCGTGGATTTCGAAGCCTCAGGCGACACAATCCTCGTGGCAACTGATCACGCGGGGCTGGTTTCACTGTGGCATCTGTCGGGCGAGCGCAAAAAGGATgagcgcgaggccgtcgTCGAGTCTCGGCCCGAAGAAGCGTGTGGGATGGACTACGCGTCTTTccccgaggcggaggagctctTGGAGCCGGAGGCCCCcgactcgcaggcgccgccgacccaAAGCCGTGTTTCTGAAGGACGAGGCGACACGGAGAGCGTCTCAGCCTCCCCCGCTCGAGAGCCGATGCCCGCCAATCCCGCGGTGACGCCGATCCAGACCGTTCAGCTGCCAAACGCTGGCGGAAAGCGCACGGACCCGTCGCGCTGTTTCTCTTGCCTAGGGCTGCTGTGCGTGGCGGACTCGTCGTGTGAGGctcccgcggcggaagcaggcGATCTGGGTGTGACGCACGTTGGTCGTGAGGAGCTCGCGATTCTTCTCGTCCTGGGCGACGAGACGGGCAGCTTGCATGTGGTGCAAACTGTGGTGCCTGAGACTCCAGACTCGTCGCGGCAAGCCAGCGAGTCCAAGGCTGGAGGGCCTCGAGGAGGACGGGAGGCCGGTGAAAAGAGCCGCGTGAGGTGGGCGTGGTCGGCCGCACGAAGCAGGTTGGCTCACACAGTCCAGTCGGCGCACAAAGGCAAGAAAGTATGGGACGTGGCAGCGCACGGAGAATTCCTCATTTcgtgtggaggcgacgggacTATTCTGTTTTTCCAAGTTACAaagcaggcggaggagccgtgCCAGCTCACGCAGAAGGGGGCTGAAGCGTCCGCAGGAGGCGGGGAGCTCGCCATCGGCGCTAGGTTTCCATTTTCGGTAACGATCTCTGCAGTGTCGTGTGTCAAAGTGCCTCAGCTGACGTTCATGCACTCTCTCGTTCCaacggagacggcgcctgcgtggtgGTCTGTAGCCCGCTCCGCGGCCAGCGGTGACGCGGCTGTCTCGGGCGATCCGCTGAGACACCACTGGCTCTGTGCCTTCCGGACTGCGGACTTTGTGCTGTTTGACTTTCGAACCTCGATGGAACTGATGCATGTGAGATGCGGCAACAGCCGCCGCCCACTCGATTTCCACCGCGAGAACTCAAACAGGTACACCTTCGCGAGTGCGACGAAGCATCTGCTGTACTTCCATACCCGTGGTCGGAGCCCAGGCCTTTCTGCGCGGACGGAAACGGGGCTGTGCCGCACCCCTACGGCCTCGCGGATGCCTTGTCTGGGCGAGCCGGGAGACCgcccagcgcgaggcggcgcatgTACGCCGTCGCTCCAGGGACACGGGCAAGACCCAGCCACAGACAGCGAAGATGATCCCGGCGAAACaggcgggctcgccgcgcgagggtcGGACGATCTGGTCTGTGGACACAAAGCGCTTGCCCTGAAGGATGGGACAGGCGCATTCCCCGTGGAAGACGAACGCAGGAGCGCGTCGTTCAATCCAGGGTTTCACGGCAGGGAAGTCTGGTCAGCGTGTTGGCTAGACGACCGCACTCTTGCGActggcggcgaagacaaCTCAGTCAAAATCATCAACCTGGTGGGCGAGGCGTGCGCAGAAGCTGAGGAAGAGTCGCGCGACGGGCTTTCTCGGCGAGATATAGCTGGATGTCAAGGGGATCGAAGCGCGGCTCCTCTCAGCGGCTATGCAACGTCGGTGGTCCGCGGGTTCGCCAGTTTTGGCGAGCCGTCCCCTGGTGAGCGTATCTGCCGTAGGCCGCCCAGgccctggcggccgcggtggCGTCTTCAGGTACTTCAAACCGCAGTGCATCACGCGGCAGCGGTGCGCGTGGTGCGCCTGCTGACGTGCCTTTTTCCAGCGGGGGCCTCTCACGAAGCCGAGGCCGTGCCGCGGATCTTAGTGAGTGTTGGGGCCTGCGACATGGTGAGCCTCTTCTTTGTCCCGCCGTCGGGCTGCACTGAGGAGGACGGAGGCAGGCTAGGCTCGAGTTTGAGCAGAAACTCGCTCCTCATGCGCCACTTGCTCTCCGCGAGGCTCTCCGAACGAGGAATGGGAACAGACGTACGCCTGAACGGAGTCGACGGCTTTCTGGAGCACCGCTGTGCCTCCTTTGAAACAGGGCCCCGTAATAACGCGTCTTTTTCGGCGAAGGAGCCAAAAGTTTTGACAGCGCATCTGTGGACTGCTGCGTCGGCCGCCGAAGTCGCGTATCTCCGCGCGACGGTAGACTATGCGGCTGCCGAGGATTTCAAcgccctcgcaggccgcgacaAGGACAGCAAAAACCTCCTGGAAAAGCGTGCGTATGCCCCCTTGGAAGGCGCCGCACTGTGCGTGCGCACAGTCGTTTTGGACAGACTTGGCATGCTTCCCGCGTCACAGAGAGATACCCAAGATGATATCCACAGGCCCGAACCAGCCGAAGCTCGGACTGTCCTGATTCTTGTAGGGATGACAACGGGCGAGATTGCCGTGTTCGTGGGGGGCACTTCGGAAACGCGACTACACCTCCAGCGCATGTCGACTCTGAAAGCTCACCAGTGCGGCGTTAACGACCTGGAAGTGACTGAGACGGATCTttccggcgcgtctgcgttggCGAGCAACAGTTCTTCGAGGGTGCGGGGGGATTCTTCTCCGGCACCTGCGGAGAGCCACAGCAGCATTTCTCGCcgtttctgcgtcgcgtcgTGCGGAGACGATCAGTCGGTGACCATCCAGTTTGTTGGCGTAGAGTACGATCcgggcagcgcggccgcgtatTCGCTTCGCGTGTTCTCAGCTTGCCGCGTGGAAAACGCCCATGCATCATCCGCGAGAAGCTGTACGCTTTTCTTTCCCCTGTTATTCACTGTAGGCTGGGACCGGTGGGTACAGGTGTGGAACATCGCTGAATTAGCGCGATCCAGTGGCGGGGAAGCACCTGACACTAACCCAGCTGCCCTACTTAACGACGGGGGAAACCAGGCAAAGCGCCCAGCTGTTGCCCTATGTCCCTCTACAACTGCGCAACGGCTAAACGCCCGGTCGAGCGAATACCAGGAACGAAACTACTGGGGGGAGTATGGGTGTGGCGGGCCTTCCGGAGCCCAACCTTTCTCCGTGGAACGCATCGATGCGATTAAAACCTCCGTAGCGGATGTTGCCCATCTCGACGGACGCGCTGTCGCGGGGGGCATCCGTTTGTGCGCGGTGGGAAGCTCTGGCGGCATTGACTGCTTTCTGTTCAGAGGGCTGTGCACTGAGAAAGATTCACGAAAAACTTAG